A single window of Culicoides brevitarsis isolate CSIRO-B50_1 chromosome 3, AGI_CSIRO_Cbre_v1, whole genome shotgun sequence DNA harbors:
- the LOC134834825 gene encoding dynein regulatory complex protein 8: MPHVAGLLAEHRMEPAPPEKLLEAFRVLDPEEKGYVSKEAISKLMMEEGEPFTQEELDEMLATAVDQGSGNIPYEYYLNQLMVDTV; encoded by the exons ATGCCGCATGTCGCAGGGCTTCTTGCCGAGCATCGAATGGAACCCGCACCGCCGGAAAAGCTCTTGGAAGCATTTCGGGTGCTTGATCCCGAGGAAAAAGGTTACGTTTCGAAGGAAGCGATCAGTAAATTGATGATGGAAGAAGGCGAACCCTTCACACAAGAAGAGCTCGATGAAATGTTAGCCACTGCTGTCGATCAGGGAAGCGGCAATATCCCCTACGAGTACTATTTGAATCAACTAATG GTTGATACTGTCTAA